In the Nitrosarchaeum sp. genome, one interval contains:
- the carA gene encoding glutamine-hydrolyzing carbamoyl-phosphate synthase small subunit, producing the protein MFDDGTVLDGKGFGYSTTVFGEIVFNTGMVGYTETLTDPSYSGQILTLTYPLVGNYGVPNPSLTDKDGISTFFESNKIQIRGLVVHELSLSASHWNMLMTLDEWMYNEKIPGISGIDTRAVTKNLRQGGVKMAALVVSDTEINVEEVKKQLATATHYNSEQFMDVVSTKQEVVYGSEEKSVVVIDTGTKNAILRNIRELGYKVIRLPWNASFEKIMSYHPNGVVISNGPGDPQNCPDTIETAKKLIEKNIPTLGICLGAQIIGLAGNTQTYKLKYGHRGQNKPCVNLENNQVYVTSQNHGYGITPESLKTSEFTLWFTNADDKTVEGIKHKKQNCIAVQFHPEAAPGPYDCKFVFEELKNLMEEGKSAKK; encoded by the coding sequence ATTTTTGATGATGGCACGGTTTTAGATGGTAAAGGATTTGGTTATTCTACGACTGTTTTTGGTGAAATTGTCTTTAATACCGGAATGGTAGGATATACTGAGACCCTAACTGATCCATCATATAGTGGCCAGATTCTTACTCTTACTTACCCTCTTGTAGGAAACTATGGAGTTCCTAATCCATCACTTACAGATAAAGATGGAATTTCAACATTCTTTGAATCTAATAAAATCCAAATACGTGGTTTAGTTGTACATGAACTTTCTTTATCTGCTAGTCATTGGAATATGTTGATGACTCTAGATGAGTGGATGTATAATGAAAAAATTCCTGGAATTTCAGGAATTGATACTAGGGCAGTAACAAAAAATCTTCGTCAAGGTGGGGTGAAAATGGCAGCACTGGTAGTATCAGATACTGAAATTAATGTAGAAGAAGTCAAAAAACAACTTGCAACTGCAACTCATTACAATTCTGAACAATTCATGGATGTAGTATCTACAAAACAAGAAGTAGTCTATGGTTCTGAAGAAAAATCTGTCGTTGTAATTGATACTGGTACAAAAAATGCTATTCTAAGAAACATCCGTGAATTGGGATACAAAGTGATAAGATTACCTTGGAATGCATCTTTTGAAAAAATCATGTCATATCATCCTAATGGAGTTGTAATTAGTAATGGTCCTGGTGATCCTCAAAATTGTCCGGATACTATTGAAACTGCAAAAAAATTAATTGAAAAAAATATTCCTACTCTTGGAATATGTTTAGGTGCACAAATTATTGGTCTTGCAGGAAATACTCAAACTTACAAATTAAAATATGGTCATAGAGGACAAAACAAACCATGTGTTAATTTGGAAAATAATCAAGTCTATGTTACAAGTCAGAATCATGGTTATGGAATAACTCCCGAATCATTGAAAACATCTGAATTTACTTTATGGTTTACAAACGCAGACGATAAAACAGTCGAAGGAATCAAACACAAAAAACAAAATTGTATTGCAGTTCAGTTTCATCCTGAAGCTGCACCGGGACCTTATGATTGTAAATTCGTCTTTGAAGAGCTCAAGAACCTTATGGAGGAAGGCAAATCTGCCAAAAAATGA
- a CDS encoding AAA family ATPase: protein MSLAPQELENNASKYASEAIKFDSQGARGMAITHYQHAIDALVKLIQLYPTSKLNPIYKDRCNSYHNRITALQESRGVEPAVDPNASPKEQQASVQRQTDENDFEDLVMKEKPNVTWSEVIGLDDAKNALRESIVYPTKRPDLFPLGWPKGMLLYGPPGTGKTMLAAATANEMDGYFINVDAASMMSKWLGEAEKNVSKLFVMARKYAEKEGKPVILFVDEVDSLLGSRNSEVGGEVRTKNQFLTEMDGVNGKGKDLMLYVIGATNKPWSLDWPFLRRFQKRIYVSLPTQAARENLFQQYTAPLKNAVRVNVAELSKLFDGYSASDIKDVCQAAQIKAVHEIFNSPDYHEPVEGEAPIQPRELTTADFKAIMERRKPSVSLEMVRAYHKWSEEFRAL from the coding sequence ATGAGTTTAGCCCCACAAGAATTAGAAAATAATGCAAGCAAGTATGCTTCAGAGGCAATCAAGTTTGACTCACAAGGAGCACGAGGCATGGCTATTACTCACTATCAACATGCAATTGACGCACTTGTAAAACTAATACAGCTTTATCCTACCAGTAAACTTAATCCAATTTACAAAGACAGATGTAATTCATATCATAACCGAATAACCGCACTTCAAGAGTCACGTGGAGTAGAGCCTGCAGTTGACCCTAACGCTTCTCCTAAAGAGCAACAAGCTTCTGTCCAAAGACAAACTGATGAAAATGACTTTGAAGATCTTGTAATGAAAGAAAAGCCTAACGTTACTTGGAGTGAAGTCATTGGGTTAGATGATGCAAAGAATGCTTTACGCGAATCTATCGTTTATCCAACAAAAAGACCAGACCTATTTCCTTTAGGTTGGCCAAAAGGAATGCTACTTTATGGTCCACCTGGAACTGGAAAGACTATGTTAGCTGCTGCAACTGCTAATGAAATGGATGGTTACTTCATTAATGTTGATGCTGCATCTATGATGAGTAAATGGTTAGGCGAAGCTGAAAAAAATGTTTCAAAATTATTTGTAATGGCAAGAAAATATGCCGAAAAAGAAGGCAAACCTGTTATTCTTTTTGTAGATGAAGTTGATTCTCTTTTAGGTTCTAGAAATAGTGAAGTTGGTGGAGAAGTAAGAACTAAAAATCAATTTTTAACTGAGATGGACGGTGTTAATGGAAAAGGTAAAGATCTGATGCTTTACGTTATTGGTGCTACAAACAAACCCTGGAGTCTTGATTGGCCATTTCTTAGAAGATTCCAAAAAAGAATTTACGTTTCACTTCCAACTCAAGCTGCAAGGGAGAATCTATTCCAACAATACACTGCTCCACTAAAAAATGCTGTTAGAGTCAACGTGGCAGAACTCTCAAAATTGTTTGACGGTTATAGTGCAAGTGATATCAAAGATGTTTGTCAGGCAGCACAAATCAAAGCAGTTCATGAGATATTCAATTCTCCTGATTATCATGAACCAGTAGAAGGTGAAGCTCCAATACAACCACGTGAACTCACAACTGCTGACTTTAAGGCAATAATGGAAAGAAGAAAACCAAGTGTTTCACTTGAAATGGTACGCGCATACCACAAGTGGAGTGAAGAATTCCGCGCCCTTTAA
- a CDS encoding TrmB family transcriptional regulator: protein MVNEQALTVSLEEFGLSRYEAQAYVALISKGTISASELAYYSDLPRTKIYPTLLKLESKKLVVISKSKPIMCTAIAPEDAFDSVIHEQINKVNAMNALISNLKKASEESRKSRGSEEKKYFHISANNVLEQLRKMVEGSKSSINIMVDQWGLGLLAECKEQLLSVLRRNLEVKLLLPSTQIGSESYRAIPNEVKIRSSNIIQNCFVFDETEILMIDDENGKGATFSSTEVLGINQNRIFADIWRNSVKTDALADMTKNEAQEVYKIIQIINENGLTYILNSIMVSKKPDLDMLKLLEKNGINLKNKSLDEIIEIMDAALQIMCSGHVNFDANTKNITIESKLNSGHSLPWAYILDGCLQKQGYKTRTIYQNNQTKGEKVTIKISKN from the coding sequence ATGGTAAACGAACAAGCATTAACTGTCAGTCTTGAAGAATTTGGATTAAGCAGATATGAGGCTCAGGCATATGTTGCCCTCATATCAAAAGGAACGATATCAGCAAGTGAGCTTGCATATTATTCAGATCTTCCAAGAACCAAAATATATCCAACACTATTAAAGCTAGAAAGTAAAAAATTAGTGGTTATTTCAAAAAGCAAACCAATTATGTGCACCGCAATTGCACCTGAAGATGCTTTTGATTCAGTAATTCATGAACAAATCAACAAGGTAAATGCAATGAATGCTTTGATTTCAAATTTAAAAAAGGCAAGTGAAGAAAGTAGAAAATCAAGAGGTTCTGAAGAAAAAAAATATTTCCACATTAGTGCAAACAACGTATTAGAACAATTAAGAAAGATGGTTGAAGGTTCAAAATCATCTATCAACATCATGGTTGATCAATGGGGTTTAGGATTACTTGCAGAATGTAAAGAACAATTACTTTCAGTACTTCGTAGAAATTTAGAAGTAAAATTATTGTTGCCATCAACTCAGATTGGCTCAGAATCATACAGGGCAATACCAAACGAAGTAAAAATTAGATCATCAAATATCATACAAAATTGTTTTGTCTTTGATGAAACAGAGATATTGATGATAGATGATGAAAATGGAAAAGGAGCAACATTCTCATCCACTGAAGTATTAGGAATAAATCAAAATAGAATCTTTGCAGATATTTGGAGAAATTCAGTTAAGACAGATGCTCTTGCAGATATGACAAAAAATGAAGCACAGGAGGTATACAAAATTATTCAAATTATTAACGAAAATGGATTGACATACATTCTAAATTCAATCATGGTTTCAAAAAAACCCGATTTAGATATGCTAAAACTACTTGAGAAAAATGGAATTAATTTAAAAAACAAATCATTAGATGAAATTATCGAGATTATGGATGCTGCATTACAAATTATGTGTTCAGGACATGTAAATTTTGATGCAAATACTAAAAACATAACAATTGAATCAAAATTAAACAGCGGTCATTCTTTACCATGGGCGTATATCTTAGACGGTTGTCTTCAAAAACAAGGATACAAAACAAGAACAATATATCAAAATAATCAAACTAAAGGCGAAAAAGTCACCATAAAAATAAGTAAAAACTAA
- a CDS encoding RidA family protein: MIEEKIKSIGINIPIPPTPAGSYIPLVRTGNLLYVSGQIPLQDGKVAFTGKVSDVNIETAQKSARICAINILAQLKKELGDLEKISRFVRLSGFVNSVPEFTQHPKVINAASDLLYEIFGDNGKHTRIAVGVSSLPLDAMTEIDAIVEIK; the protein is encoded by the coding sequence ATGATAGAAGAAAAAATAAAATCAATTGGAATAAACATTCCAATTCCACCAACTCCAGCTGGTTCATATATTCCGCTAGTAAGAACAGGGAATTTGCTATATGTTTCAGGACAAATTCCATTACAAGACGGAAAAGTAGCATTTACAGGAAAAGTATCAGATGTAAATATTGAAACTGCACAAAAATCAGCAAGAATTTGTGCAATAAACATACTAGCACAATTAAAAAAAGAATTAGGAGATCTTGAGAAGATTTCTAGATTTGTGAGGTTATCAGGGTTTGTAAATTCAGTGCCAGAATTTACACAACATCCAAAAGTAATCAATGCTGCATCAGATTTACTTTATGAAATATTTGGAGACAATGGAAAGCACACTAGAATTGCAGTTGGAGTATCAAGCTTGCCTCTAGATGCAATGACAGAGATTGATGCAATAGTAGAAATTAAATAA
- a CDS encoding DHHA1 domain-containing protein has translation MVSSKTKKIVKPTKKKIVKKTKSTQQRTKVICISHKEDADGISSAALIRQAFGGDSVLVDYPGQMEAIQKVCVDEKLKSLYICDLGLSKKNQDEFVELLKTLKKNHVSVTYIDHHDIDPDIEKDLEKIKVKMIHDINECTTVQVYNAFKSKLSDHAPFIAACAAITDYMEDRPLGSKLLQIYDRQFALVNATVLTYNIVGHQKDPDYLLYLVEELAESKFPHEIPNTFEFAQIQVDKLAQIIAKVKKGMKTMKNIGYMEIMDSGASGAVNFVLGLSGKDVGVAYKERVDHGIYAVSVRGSKSCKVHLGQIVNLLATELGGSGGGHDKACGAVIPKPKIKKFLTEFNKKLN, from the coding sequence ATGGTTTCATCTAAGACAAAGAAAATTGTAAAACCTACAAAGAAAAAAATAGTGAAAAAAACAAAATCTACTCAACAAAGAACCAAAGTCATTTGTATATCTCATAAAGAAGATGCAGACGGAATTAGCTCAGCAGCTTTGATTAGACAAGCATTTGGTGGTGATTCTGTTTTAGTTGATTATCCAGGCCAGATGGAAGCTATACAGAAAGTTTGTGTAGATGAAAAATTAAAGTCTCTATATATTTGCGATTTAGGTCTGAGTAAAAAGAATCAAGATGAATTTGTTGAACTACTAAAAACTCTAAAAAAGAATCATGTTTCTGTAACCTACATTGATCATCATGATATTGATCCAGATATTGAAAAAGATCTAGAAAAAATTAAAGTTAAAATGATTCATGACATCAACGAATGTACCACAGTTCAAGTCTATAATGCATTTAAATCAAAACTTTCTGATCATGCTCCATTCATTGCAGCATGTGCAGCTATTACTGATTATATGGAAGATAGACCACTTGGTTCTAAATTACTTCAAATATATGATAGGCAATTTGCATTGGTCAATGCAACTGTTCTTACCTACAATATAGTTGGTCATCAAAAAGATCCTGATTATTTGTTGTATCTTGTAGAGGAATTAGCAGAATCTAAATTCCCACATGAAATTCCAAATACTTTTGAGTTTGCACAAATTCAGGTTGACAAATTAGCCCAGATAATTGCCAAAGTCAAAAAGGGAATGAAAACTATGAAGAACATTGGGTATATGGAAATTATGGACTCTGGAGCAAGCGGTGCTGTTAATTTTGTTTTAGGATTATCTGGAAAAGATGTTGGTGTTGCATACAAAGAGAGAGTTGATCACGGTATCTATGCTGTTTCAGTTAGAGGTTCAAAATCTTGTAAAGTTCATCTGGGTCAAATTGTTAATTTACTTGCAACTGAACTTGGTGGTTCTGGCGGAGGACATGATAAGGCATGCGGTGCAGTAATTCCAAAACCCAAAATTAAAAAATTCCTTACAGAATTTAATAAAAAATTAAACTAA
- a CDS encoding citrate synthase yields the protein METKNIGLRGIEVADTRISNIDGEKGKLIYRGYDILELTKRSSFEETAYLLLHDALPTKEQLLEFKSKLSDARWITKRMQINMGNWRKDADPMDMLQAFVAALAGYYDEEFATKEASYDRAINLIAKVPTIIASWQRVRDGLEIVDPDPNLDHAANFLYMMSGEKPDEEIEKIFDICLILHAEHTFNASTFVARQVASTRAHMYSATSAAIGALSGELHGGANTEVMKMLLEIGTLDNVVPWIKEKMSKGERIMGMGHAVYKTYDPRAQVLKELSRKLAAKTGDPWYAITEKVETTTIEEMKKQKGKDIYPNVDLYSASLYYMLKIPMDLNTPIFAISRVVGWAAHIIEEKFAEAAPKPALYRPKAVYVGKYCGPEGCEYKSLDLRK from the coding sequence GTGGAGACAAAAAACATAGGTTTACGGGGAATTGAGGTTGCAGATACCAGAATCTCAAACATAGACGGAGAAAAAGGCAAGCTGATTTATCGTGGCTATGACATATTAGAACTCACAAAGAGATCAAGTTTTGAAGAAACAGCTTATTTGTTATTACATGATGCGCTACCAACCAAAGAGCAGCTATTGGAATTCAAATCCAAACTAAGCGATGCCAGATGGATTACAAAAAGAATGCAGATCAACATGGGAAATTGGAGAAAAGATGCAGATCCTATGGATATGCTACAAGCATTTGTGGCGGCTCTAGCTGGATATTATGATGAGGAATTTGCAACTAAAGAAGCAAGTTATGACCGAGCAATCAACCTAATTGCCAAAGTACCAACAATTATTGCAAGTTGGCAAAGAGTGAGAGATGGATTAGAAATAGTAGATCCTGATCCAAATTTAGATCATGCAGCAAATTTTTTGTATATGATGTCAGGTGAAAAACCAGATGAAGAAATTGAAAAAATTTTTGACATTTGTTTAATTCTTCATGCAGAGCATACGTTTAACGCCTCTACATTTGTTGCAAGACAAGTTGCATCAACTAGAGCACATATGTATTCAGCAACAAGCGCAGCAATTGGTGCATTAAGTGGAGAACTTCACGGAGGAGCAAATACGGAAGTAATGAAGATGCTTTTAGAAATTGGTACGTTAGATAATGTGGTTCCATGGATTAAAGAAAAAATGAGTAAAGGTGAAAGAATAATGGGCATGGGTCATGCAGTATACAAAACATATGATCCTCGAGCACAGGTTCTTAAAGAATTATCAAGAAAACTTGCTGCAAAGACAGGAGACCCATGGTATGCCATTACAGAAAAAGTAGAAACAACCACTATTGAAGAAATGAAAAAACAAAAAGGAAAAGACATCTATCCTAATGTGGATTTGTATAGTGCATCTCTTTACTATATGCTAAAAATTCCAATGGATCTCAATACTCCAATTTTTGCAATATCAAGAGTAGTTGGATGGGCTGCACATATAATTGAAGAAAAATTTGCAGAAGCTGCACCAAAACCTGCACTATACAGACCAAAAGCAGTATACGTTGGAAAATATTGTGGACCAGAAGGTTGTGAATACAAATCTCTTGATTTGAGAAAGTAA
- a CDS encoding cupredoxin domain-containing protein, protein MANIDKAAIAFSIAIVAVGVAFAAYGGYAQDNAPVAKAPVIVNTEPKTQVDPMAKIAEEVKSAAATTEKTTELKEEVKMETEPVAPVETEPVETSEPKTVSVTIPSGTSSPGCETTNECYTPESVTINVGDTVEWDNVDTAAHTVTSGSPADGPSGVFDSSLVMGKAKYSHTFDSAGSYDYFCMVHPWMVGKVIVN, encoded by the coding sequence ATGGCAAACATAGACAAAGCAGCAATTGCATTTTCTATTGCAATTGTAGCTGTAGGTGTTGCTTTTGCAGCATATGGTGGATATGCGCAAGATAACGCTCCAGTTGCTAAAGCCCCAGTAATTGTAAATACTGAACCAAAGACGCAAGTTGATCCAATGGCAAAAATTGCAGAAGAGGTAAAAAGTGCTGCGGCAACAACAGAAAAAACTACAGAGCTTAAAGAAGAGGTAAAGATGGAAACTGAACCAGTTGCACCAGTTGAAACTGAACCAGTTGAAACATCTGAACCAAAAACAGTTAGCGTAACAATTCCATCTGGAACTTCATCTCCAGGTTGCGAAACAACTAATGAGTGCTATACTCCAGAATCAGTTACAATCAATGTAGGTGATACTGTAGAATGGGACAATGTCGATACAGCTGCACACACAGTAACAAGTGGCAGTCCAGCTGATGGCCCATCAGGAGTATTTGATAGTAGTCTAGTCATGGGAAAAGCAAAATATTCACATACATTTGATAGCGCAGGATCCTATGATTACTTCTGCATGGTACACCCATGGATGGTTGGAAAAGTTATAGTCAACTAA
- the uvrC gene encoding excinuclease ABC subunit UvrC yields MTFDISKIHIPSNPGIYLMKDSTEKIIYIGKAKNLKNRVRSYFLKNQNYKTQKLVENISNIEFVLTDNESEAFLLESNMIKKYRPKFNIELKDQQRYTYLRISDEKYPRLLVARRTRSGKFLGRGKIFGPFMQGSSKLLTIGTLRKAFQIRICKQLPKKVCLEYHLGNCEGPCEFKDAQEKYADHVSALEEVLKGKNQTQIFAEKLKEEMSQAAASQQFERAKDIRDTLIRLGSLQTKQKMEYVENSDEEYFGIADKDQTVIVMNFRMINGVMRDSDKFFFDLVGDNDFSNFLFQYYAVHKIPKFIYVNDLPKNKMLLESLLSKQAGFSVKIICPKRGKKKDIVDLILKNISLIHSKGGNLGLIELKEILHLSTIPNIIECFDISNHGDEFAVGSMARFVDGKPDKSGYRKFRIKTVYGRDDFAMIGEVIKRRYLRLLEENSQLPDLILIDGGKGQLNAALKSLQSLGLNLDCISLAKENEEVYVPNQKNSIVISKDTPSLKVLQHVRDETHRFGVAYNRAIRKNKIK; encoded by the coding sequence ATGACTTTTGATATCTCAAAAATTCACATTCCATCAAATCCTGGTATTTATTTGATGAAGGATTCTACTGAAAAAATTATCTATATTGGTAAAGCAAAGAATCTAAAAAATAGAGTAAGATCATATTTTCTAAAAAATCAAAATTATAAAACACAAAAACTAGTAGAAAATATTTCTAATATTGAATTTGTTTTAACTGATAATGAAAGTGAAGCTTTCCTATTGGAATCTAATATGATAAAAAAATACAGACCTAAATTTAACATTGAATTAAAAGATCAACAACGATATACCTACCTTAGAATTTCAGATGAAAAATATCCTCGATTACTAGTTGCACGAAGAACTCGTAGTGGAAAGTTTCTAGGGCGTGGTAAAATTTTTGGACCCTTTATGCAAGGAAGCTCTAAACTACTTACAATTGGTACTCTGCGAAAAGCATTTCAAATTAGAATTTGTAAACAATTGCCAAAAAAAGTATGTCTTGAGTATCATCTTGGTAACTGTGAAGGTCCATGTGAATTTAAAGACGCACAGGAAAAATATGCTGATCATGTATCTGCATTAGAAGAAGTTCTAAAAGGAAAAAATCAAACTCAGATCTTTGCAGAGAAATTAAAAGAAGAGATGTCTCAGGCTGCTGCCTCACAACAATTTGAGCGTGCAAAAGATATCCGAGATACTCTGATTAGGCTAGGTAGTCTTCAAACAAAACAAAAAATGGAATATGTTGAAAATTCAGATGAAGAATATTTCGGAATTGCTGATAAAGATCAAACTGTGATTGTGATGAATTTTAGAATGATAAATGGAGTAATGCGTGATAGTGATAAATTCTTCTTTGATCTTGTGGGTGACAATGATTTTTCAAATTTTCTATTTCAATATTATGCAGTGCATAAAATTCCAAAATTTATCTATGTGAATGATCTTCCTAAAAACAAAATGCTTTTAGAGTCTCTACTTTCAAAGCAAGCAGGTTTTTCAGTTAAAATCATTTGTCCAAAACGTGGTAAAAAAAAGGACATTGTTGATTTAATTTTAAAAAATATTTCTTTAATCCATTCTAAAGGAGGCAATTTAGGTCTCATTGAATTAAAAGAAATTTTACATCTCTCTACCATCCCAAACATCATAGAATGTTTTGATATTTCAAATCATGGAGATGAATTTGCTGTTGGTTCAATGGCTAGATTTGTAGATGGAAAACCTGATAAATCCGGCTACAGAAAATTTAGAATTAAAACAGTTTATGGTCGAGATGATTTTGCAATGATAGGCGAAGTAATCAAACGACGATATCTTAGATTACTTGAGGAAAATTCTCAGTTACCTGATTTGATATTGATTGATGGAGGAAAAGGACAACTAAACGCTGCATTAAAATCATTACAATCACTTGGATTGAATCTTGATTGTATTTCACTTGCTAAAGAAAACGAAGAGGTGTATGTACCAAATCAAAAAAATTCTATTGTTATTTCAAAAGATACTCCTTCATTGAAAGTTTTGCAACATGTTAGGGATGAAACTCATAGATTTGGTGTTGCATACAACAGAGCAATACGTAAAAATAAAATAAAATAA